The following are encoded in a window of Lactobacillus panisapium genomic DNA:
- a CDS encoding helix-turn-helix domain-containing protein, which translates to MEINQIIAHNVKFYRLKAGLNISQLAEAAGISKSMLSQIEGGTTNPTINTIWKICAGLNIPYTLLLEDSDLNKPTIIQKSKILQQHSADGHYRIFNYFPQSVHRRFELFQMELDPHSQYKSVGHSSNSEEYVMVIAGTLWITVNNQKNLLKKDDTIFFNPTNPHIYSNETNVIAKAVIINNYY; encoded by the coding sequence TTGGAAATTAATCAGATTATTGCCCACAATGTTAAGTTTTACCGGCTTAAAGCCGGACTAAATATTAGTCAGCTAGCGGAAGCTGCGGGTATTAGTAAAAGTATGCTCTCACAAATAGAAGGTGGAACAACTAATCCGACAATCAACACAATCTGGAAGATTTGTGCTGGACTTAATATTCCCTATACTCTTCTTTTAGAAGATTCTGACCTTAATAAACCAACAATTATTCAAAAAAGTAAAATTCTGCAGCAACATTCCGCCGATGGTCATTACCGGATTTTTAATTATTTTCCCCAATCAGTTCATCGACGCTTTGAGCTTTTTCAAATGGAGCTAGATCCACATTCACAATATAAATCTGTTGGGCATTCATCAAATTCCGAAGAATATGTAATGGTAATAGCCGGAACATTATGGATTACGGTCAATAATCAGAAAAATCTGTTGAAAAAAGATGACACCATCTTCTTTAATCCAACCAATCCCCATATCTACTCCAATGAAACTAATGTAATCGCAAAGGCCGTTATTATTAATAATTATTACTAA
- a CDS encoding MerR family transcriptional regulator, whose translation MQYSIGQFSKLCGLSIDTLRYYEKQGLIFSSRDRNNRRVYTDKDINWVKFILRLKKTGMSIKKMQEYAKLRYQGDETIPQRLVLLFEQLDLLHQEQDQLNEDIKFIEHKIKIYLGLAK comes from the coding sequence ATGCAATATTCTATTGGTCAATTTTCTAAATTATGTGGTCTGTCGATTGATACGCTGCGATATTACGAAAAGCAGGGATTAATATTTTCAAGCCGCGACAGAAACAACCGTCGTGTATATACAGATAAAGATATCAACTGGGTCAAGTTTATTCTTAGACTGAAGAAAACCGGCATGAGTATTAAAAAAATGCAGGAATACGCCAAATTGCGTTACCAGGGTGACGAAACAATTCCACAAAGGTTGGTCCTTCTTTTTGAACAATTGGATTTATTGCATCAAGAACAGGATCAACTCAATGAAGATATTAAATTTATTGAACATAAAATCAAAATTTATCTTGGACTAGCTAAATGA
- a CDS encoding carboxymuconolactone decarboxylase family protein — protein sequence MAENNRYETGLKNLAKVDQEAGQAVIDSLAGLPEDVGKYIIEFAFGDIYDRGVLDLKQREMITITSLLSQGDTAPQLNVHINGALNVGLTREEVIETFIQAIPYVGFPKVLNAVNVAKQVFKDRDEQGK from the coding sequence ATGGCAGAAAATAATCGTTACGAAACTGGTTTAAAGAATTTAGCTAAAGTTGATCAAGAAGCTGGTCAAGCAGTCATTGATTCATTAGCAGGTTTGCCAGAAGATGTTGGTAAATACATTATTGAATTCGCATTTGGCGATATTTATGATCGTGGTGTTTTAGACTTAAAGCAAAGAGAAATGATTACTATTACTAGTTTGCTTTCACAAGGCGATACTGCACCACAATTAAACGTTCACATCAATGGTGCTTTAAATGTTGGATTAACTAGAGAAGAAGTAATTGAGACTTTCATCCAAGCCATTCCTTATGTTGGCTTTCCTAAAGTTTTAAATGCTGTTAATGTAGCTAAACAAGTATTTAAAGACCGTGACGAACAAGGAAAGTAA